In Sulfuritortus calidifontis, the sequence GCGGCCATACCGCCAGCTACTACTACGTCGGCAAGAACATGGCCTTCGCCTTCGATACCGCCATGCCCTTCGGCCTCACCGCCCGGCAGCAGAATGCCTGGATGTATTTCGGCGGCGGCCTCAAGCTCACCCGCGAGCTGTTCAAGCCCTACAACATCCTCAACTTCCCCGGCGGCAACACCGGGGTGCAGATGGGCGGTTGGTTCCGCAAGGAGATCAAGTCGCTCAAGGACCTGCAGGGCCTGAAGATGCGCATCCCTGGCCTGGGCGGCCAGATCATGGCCAAGCTCGGCGTGGTGCCGCAGACCCTGGCCGGCGGCGACATCTACCCGGCCCTCGAGCGCGGCGCCCTGGATGCGGCCGAGTGGGTCGGCCCCTACGACGACGAGAAACTCGGCTTCCACAAGATTGCCAAGCATTACTACTACCCAGGCTGGTGGGAAGGCGGGCCGCAGCTCTCCTTCTACGTCAATCTGCAGAAGTGGAACGATCTGCCCGATGCCTACCGCCAGGCCTTCGAGACCGCGGCGGCCGAGGCCAACCTGAACATGCTGGCCGAATACGACCAAAAGAATCCCCCGGCCCTGATGCGTCTGGTCAAGAGCGGGGTCAAGCTGCACGCCTTCCCCAAGGACGTGATGAACGCCGCCTTCGAGGCCGCCTTCGCCCTGTACGAGGCCGAGGCCAAGGTCAACCCCAGCTTCGCCAGGATCTATTCCGAATGGAAGCAATTCCACGCCCTGCAGACGCAGTGGTTCAAGGTGGCGGAAGCAAATTACGCCAATTTCCTCTATAGCCGGAAATAAGGAGCCCGAACCATGGATCGCAAACTCGTCGTATCGAGCCTGGCACTCGCCCTGTTGGTCGGTTGCGGAGCAAGGCAGGAACAGGCCGCCGCGCCCACTGCCGCACCGGTGGCGCAAGCGCCGGCACCGGCCCCCGCCGCCGAACCGACAGCCCCCGCCACCCCGGCGGCGCCGGTCAGCGAAGCGGCCCCTGCACCGAAGGCGGCCGCTCCGGCAACGCCCGCCGCGGCGGCACCGGCAGCCACCACGGCCTCTGCCGCCGACCTCTCAGCCGGGCAGGCGAAATACAAGACGATGTGCGCCGGCTGCCACGGCCCGAAGGCCGAGGGCATCGCCAACTATCCCAAGCTCGCCGGTCAACCGGCCGACAGCCTGGCGGCCAAGCTGGCCAAGTACCGGGCCGGCGAGAAGGTCGGGCCGATGAGCACTACCATGATGCCGATCGCGCGCATGTTGAGCGAGGCCGAAGTGAAGCAGGTCTCCGCCTACCTCGCCTCGCTCTGAGCCCATCAGCAACAATAAGCCGGCCTACGCCGGCCGGCTTTTCTATCAGCCGCGAATCCCGAGCAGCTCGACCTCGAACACCAGGGTGGCGTTGGGCGGAATCACGCCGCCCGCGCCCGCGGCGCCGTAGCCCAATTCGGGCGGAATGGTCAGCTTGCGCCGGCCGCCCACCTTCATGCCGGCCACGCCCTCGTCCCAGCCGGGAATGACATAGCCGCGGCCCAGGGGAAAGTCGAACGGGTCGTTGCGGTCGACGCTGGAGTCGAACTTGCTGCCGTCGGTCAGCCAGCCGGTGTAGTGCACCGACACGGTCTGTCCGGCCTTGGCCTCGGCACCGTCGCCGACATTGAGTTCTTCGATCATCAGGCCGCTGGCCGTGGTTCGGGTTTCGGACATCATCTGCTCCTTGAAAAAAGCTTCCGCGAAAAAAAAGCCCACCTTCCGGTGGGCTGCGTGGAGAAGCGAAAGGTAGGAGAGTTTACTTCAGGACCACCAGGACAACACGCCGATTCTGCTTGCGGCCGGCCTCGGTCATATTGCTAGCGACCGGGCGGCTCTCGCCGTAGGAGATGACGTTCATGCGATGCAAGGGCAGGCCGGTCTTGGTGTGCAGATAGTGATAGACCGCCATGGCCCGGCGCTCGCCCAGCTTGTCGTTGTGCGGCGCCTCACCCCGGCTGTCGGTATGCCCCTGGATCTCGACATAAGCCCCTTTGTTCTCGGCCTTGAGCTGCCGCGCGAAGGTATCCAGCGCGGCCATGCTTTCCTTGCTCAACTTGTCCGAGTCCGGCGCGAACTTGAAGTGATCGTCGCTCAGCACAACCTCGTAGAGCATCTTGCCTTCGGACAGCTTGCCGGCGGCGACCGCCCGCTCCAGGGCCTCCTGCGCGGTCTTCTGCGCGGCGGCGATCTGCTCTTCGTGCGCCTTGAGGGTGGTGTCCATCAGGCCGATCTGGGCATCCAGCCGGCGGATGTTCTGCTTCGCATTGTTGTCGACCTCGTCGACCCGCTGGTTCACCACGGCCACCTTGTCGTCGACATAGGTGCGGGTGGCACAACCGGACAGACCCAGCGCCGCGGCAAGCAACGCCAAAACCGTTGTCAGTCGTTTCATTTCGTCCTCCGATGAGGGTATTTACCCAAGCTACATCGGTAGACTCTCAAAAAACTTTAACTTGCGTCCACAACAACCTGAATATTATGGATTTTGTCTTTAGTTGGTGTTGTATCCGCCACCAAAGTCCTCGATCTGGATCTCGACCGGGGCGTCGACCGGCTCGGCCTTGTCCACGCCCACCATGCCCGGGAAGGCCAGCACCAGGCCGACCATGATCAGCTGGACGACGACGAAGGGAATCGCCCCCCAGTAGATGTCGCTGGTGCGCACCGCCCTGGGCGCCACGCTGCGCAGATAGAACAGGGCAAAACCGAAGGGCGGATGCATGAACGAAGTCTGCATGTTGATGCCGAGCAGCACGCCGAACCAGATCAGGTCGATACCCAGCTTCTGCGCCACCGGCGCCAGCAGGGGCACGATGATGAAGGCGATCTCGAAGAAGTCGAGGAAGAAGGCAAGAACGAAGACCAGGATATTCACCGCGATCAGGAAGCCCAGTTCGCCGCCGGGCAAGGCCGTGAGCAGCCCCTCCACCCAGAGGTCGCCGTCCAGGCCGCGGAAGACCAGGGTGAAGACGGTGGAACCGATCAGGATGAAGATGACGAAGCTGGTGAGCCTGGCCGTGCTGTCCATCGCCTGCCTGAGCAAATCGAGATTGAGCCGCTTGTTGGCCCAGGCCAGGAGCAGCGCGCCGACCACGCCCATGGCGCCGCCCTCGGTCGGGGTGGCGATGCCGAGGAAGATGGTGCCCAATACCAGGAAGATCAGCGCCAGGGGCGGCACCAGTGAGACCAGCGCCTTGCGCAGCAGGGCACCGCCGCGCAAGGTGCGTGCCGACAAGGGCAGGGCCGGTGCCGCGGCGGGCTTGAAGGTCGCCACCAGGAAGACGAAGCCGAGATACAGCGCGGTCAAAATCAGGCTCGGCACCAGCGCCCCCTTGTACATGTCGCCGACCGAGGCGCCCAGCTGGTCGGCCAGCACGATCAGCACCAGCGAGGGCGGAATGATCTGGGCCAGGGTACCGGAGGCGGCGATCACGCCGGCGGCCAGCCGGGTGTCGTAGCCATAGCGCAGCATGATCGGCAGCGAGATCAGGCCCATGGCGATGACCGAAGCGGCCACCACGCCGGTGGTCGCGGCCAGCAGGGCGCCGACGAAGATCACGGCATAGGCCAGGCCGCCGCGGATCGGCCCGAACAGCTGGCCCAGGGTGTCGAGCAGGTCCTCGGCCATGCCGCTGCGCTCGAGGATCAGGCCCATGAAGGTGAAGAAGGGGATCGCCAGCAGCACCGCATTCGACATGATGCCGAACACCCGATCCGGCAAGGCCTGGAGCAAGGCGAAATCGAAATGGCCGAGCTGGGCGCCGATGAAGGCGAACAACAGGCCGTTGGCCGCCAGGGCAAAGGCCACCGGGTAGCCCAGCAGCAAAAACAGCACCAGGCCCAGGAACATCAGCGGCGCCATCAGTTCGAAGCCGATCACACGTGCTCCTCGGCCGCTTCTTCCGCCAGCGGTCCTTGCCCGGCCAGGAAGGCGATGCGCTTGATGAGCTCGGACACACCCTGCAGGGCGAGCAGGCCGAAACCCAGGGGGATCAACAGCCTCACCGGCCAGCGCGGCAGGCCGCCGGCATCGGGCGAAACCTCGCCGATCGCATAGGACTCGGCGAAGCCCGTCCACGACAGCCACATGATCAGGCCGGCCATCGGCAACAGGAACAGCACGGTGCCGAAAAGATCGATCATCGCCCGGCTGCGCGGCGGCAGGCGGCCATAGATCACGTCGATGCGGACATGGCCGTTGTGCCTGAGCGTGTAGCCGGCAGCGAGCAGGAAGATGGCCGAGAACAGATACCACTGCAGCTCGAGCCAGGCATTGGAGCTGGCACCCAGGCCGTAACGGCTCGCCGCGTTGCCGGCCGAGACCAGGGCGACGATCAGCACCAACCAGTACACCGCGCGCCCGACCCGTTCGTTCAGGGCGTCGATCCCGCGCGCCAGGGTCAGCAGGGCCCGCATCCGAAGCTCACTCCCCGGCCAGGGTCATCCGGTCGATCAGGATGGAGCCGACCTGGCGCGAACCGCGGGTCTCGACATCGCTGCCGATGGCGACGATGCCCTGGAACATGTCCTTGAGATTGCCGGCGACGGTGATCTCCTCCACCGGATAGGCGATCTCCCCGTTCTCCACCCAGAAGCCGGCGGCGCCGCGGGAATAATCGCCGGTCACCATATTGAGGCCGTGGCCCAACAGCTCGGTGACCAACAGACCGGTGCCCAGCTTTTTCAGCAAGGCCTGGAAGTCCTCGCCGGTCGAAGGCACGATCAGGTTGTGGTTGCCGCCGGCGTTGCCGGTGCTCTGCAGGCCGAGCTTGCGCGCGCTGTAGCTCGACAGGAAATAACCCTGCACGATGCCGTCCCGCACCACGTCGCGCTCACGGGTGGCAACCCCCTCCGAGTCGAAGGGCGCGCTGGCCAGTCCCTTGGGGATGAACGGTCGCTCCTGGATCTGCATGAACTTGGGGAAGACCTGCCGGCCCAGGCTGTCGAGCAGGAAGCTCGATTTGCGATAAAGATGCCCGCCGGAGACGGCGGAGACATAGCTGGCGATCAGACCGGTGGCGATCGGCGCCTCGAACAGCACGGGGCACTGGCGGGTGCCGAGCTTGCGACCGTTCAGCCGGCGCACGGTACGCTCACCGGCGCGGCGGCCGACCGACTCGGGGCTGTCGAGATCGCTTGCGGCCCGCGCCGTGGTGTACCAGTAATCGCGCTGCATGGCGCCGTCGGCCTCGGCGATCACCACGCAGGACACGGTCTGCCGGCTGGTCGGATAGCCACCGACAAAGCCGAGCGAATTGGCATAGACGAATTGCGAGGCCTGGCTGCTGACGCTGGCCCCCTCCGAATTGGTGATGCGCTGGTCCACGCCGAAGGCTGCCGCCTCGGCGGCACGGGCGATCTCGGCCGAGGCCTCGACGCTGACATCCCAGGGGTGATACAGATCCAGGTCCGGCACCTGCCTGGCCAGCAGATCGGCATCGGCCAGCCCGGCGCAGTCGTCCTCGGCCGTGTAGCGGGCGATGGTCAGGGCCTTGTCCACGGTGCGGACCAGGGCGTCGCGCGAGAAGTCGGAGGTCGAGGCATGGCCCCGGCAGTGACCGAGATAGACGGTGACGCCGATGCCCTTGTCCTTGTTGTATTCGACCGTCTCCATCTCGCGCTTGCGAACCGAGACGGTCTGGCCCATGCCCTCGGAGACCTCGGTCTCGGCCGCGCTGGCGCCAGCGGCGCGGGCCAGGTCCAGCACCTGGGCGGCCAGGTCACGCAGGGTTTCGGGGGAATAACTGAAGCGGGATGCGCTCACGGTGCGTCTCGTAGCAGATCAAAGTCGTTATGATACCAACCTTGAGCCAGCCAGCCTGATGCCATGGAAGACGAATACGCAGAATCTTTACCGAGCCGACCCAGCAAGTCGCAGAAGAAACGGGAGATGCACGCCCTGCAGGAGCTGGGCGAGGAACTGGTCAAGCTGTCGCAGGACCGCCTGGACAAGCTCGACCTGCCCGACGCCCTGTACGACGCGGTGATGGATGCCCGCCGCTTCACCAAGCACGAGGCCCGGCGCCGGCAGATGCAGTTCATCGGCAAGGTCATGCGCGACATCGACACCGAGCCCATCGCCGAGCAACTGGCCGTGATCAAGGGCGAGTCGGCCACGGCCAAGGCCGAGTTTCACGCCCTGGAGCGCTGGCGCGACCGCCTGCTGGCCGACGATGCCGCACTGACCGAGTGGCTGGCCCAATACTCCAGCGGCGACAGCCAGCAACTGCGCAACCTGATCCGCAACGCACGCAAGGAGGCGGCCGCGGGCAAGCCCCCGAAATCCAGCCGCGAACTGTTCCGCTGGCTGCGCGACCACGGCGAATAAACCGGCCCCTGAAAACAAAAGGCGGGTGATCGCTCACCCGCCTTTTTTCATGCCACTAGCAACTGCGCTCAGCCGACGACCTGGTAATACAGGTTCTGCGGATGGTTGGCCTGGGCGAAGAAGAACCAGCGCTCGAACAGCAGGCCGACGTACTGGAAGATGAAGGCCAGCAGGAACAGGCCGTTGTCGCCCATGACCAGGCCGACCCAGAGCAGGAACAGCGGCAGAGCGAAGGTCAGCGCGAGGAAGATCCACTTCACCGACTTGAGGAAGGCGGCGGTCTTGCCGTGGAAATACTCGCGGGTGTTGTAGGAACCGCCCATCATGCCCATGGACTTCTGCTGCACCTTGGTGTGGCGCACGCCGATGGCGGTCTGCACGCTGGACTTGCGCTTGATCCGGCTGTTGCGGAACAGCGAGGCGGCACGGGTGATCAGGCCGGCCAGGGTGAGCACGATGGCCCAGTTGCCGAAGAACTGCACCAGGCCGTCGCCATAGGCCGCGGCATAGGCGGTGGCCAGGGTGAAGCCGGAGGCGGTACCGAGCAGGAAGTAGTTGACCGGCGTCAGCGCGCAGGCCCATTCCTGCAGGAACTTCACGGCGGCGTAGATCATGCCGGTGCAGATGAACAGGGCAATGGCGGCCACGGTGGTGGCGATGCCGACGGTCAGCGGCAGCTGGCCGGGCACCCCCCAGCCGTAGAGGTCGGCGTCGAGGCCGAAGTGGTAGACCACCATGTAGATGAAGGTCAGGCCGATCATGATCGGCATGGCGATCAGCTCGCGCGACAGCCAGGAGGTACGCCACTGGGTCATGCCGCGCCAGGCGCGGGTGATGAAGTAGCTGGGCTTGCCCAAGTGGAACACCGCGGCGAACAGGCCGCCGAGCAGGAACAGCAGGGCGATCAGGCCGCCGGTGGCGAAGAACTCGTTCGACTGAACGGGCAGGATCTTGGCCATGCCGTAGGCCTGGGCGCTGAACAGGGCCAGGAACAGGCCCTGGCCGACGCCGATCAGCGTCGTCAGAAAGATCACGGAAAATGCCGGATGCATCTTTTTCTCCGAAAACAGTAGTCAGTTATCAGTAATCAGCCGGCAGCAAGATCAACAACAATGGCTGCGAACTGCCGACTGCAAACTGCGAACTCGTTTACATGAGCCAGTCGTCGAGCGTGGTGTCCTTGCTCGTCTCGTGGCGGATGTCTTCCTTCTTGAGCGGGTTGTCGGCCCGGGTGAGCTCATCCTCGTGGATGTGCATCTTGGTCTTGCGCCGCGGCAGGTAGTGGTTGGCCGGCTTGGTGCCCCACTCCGGCATCAGCTGGTAGCCGCCGTTCTCGCGGATGGCGATCGAGACCTCCGAATCCGGGTCGTGCACATCGCCGAACAGGCGGGCACTGGTCGGGCAGGAGATCACGCAGGCCGGCTTGCGCCGATCTTCCGGGATGCTCTCGTCGTAGATACGGTCGACGCAGAGGGTGCACTTCTTCATCACCTTCTGGTTCTCGTCGAACTCGCGGGCGCCGTACGGGCAGGCCCAGGAACAATACTTGCAGCCGATGCACTTGTCGTAGTCGACCAGCACGATGCCGTCTTCCTTGCGCTTGTAGGAGGCGCCGGTCGGGCAGACCGGCACGCAGGGGGCATCCTCGCAATGCAGGCAGGACTTGGGGAAGTGCACGGTCTCGGTGCAGGGGAATTCGCCGACTTCGTAGGTCTGCACCCGGTTGAAGAAGGTGCCGGTCGGGTTTTCGCCATAGGGCCGGTCGTCGAACATCGGACCGGCCTGGCCCGAGGTGTTCCACTGCTTGCAACTGGTCACGCAGGCATGGCAGCCGACGCAGACGTTGAGGTCGATGACCAAGGCGAGCTGGGTCATAGCGAGCCTCTCAATTCAAAATGGCCGAGTTGAGTCATGGTTCCGTCCTCTCGAATCAGTCTTTATTGGTGAATTTACCGGCGAAATAGCTCTGCCAACCGCGCCGCGCGGGGGTGCCGGGCGCGGGGGGTACGGGGTCGAACTGCGGCCAGGTGGCCTTCTCCTCGTCGTCACCGGCCTTGTAGATGCGCACGCGCACGTCGTACCAGGCGGCCTGGCCGGTGACCGGGTCCGAGTTGGAGACATGGGCGCCGGCCTCGTGCGCCGGCAGCTCTTCGCTGATCACGTGGTTAAGCAGGAAGCCCTGCTTGCATTCGTTGGCGTTGGCCTCCAGGTTCCAGGCGCCGGCGGCCTTGCCGATGGCGTTCCAGGTCCAGACGGTGCCCGGCTCCACGGCCTCGGAGAAGCGGGCCATGCAGCGCACCTTGCCGTGCATGGACTCGACCCAGATCCAGTCGCCGTCGGCGATGCCCTGGGCAGCCGCGGTCTTCGGGTTCACATACAGGTAGTTGTAGGTGTGGATCTGGCGCAGCCAGGCGTTCTGCGAATCCCAGGAGTGGTACATCGCCATCGGCCGTTGGGTCACGGCGTTGAGCGGGTACTTGTGCTTGTCGGACAGCTGCGACTCGATCGGCTCGTAGAAGAACGGCAGCGGGTCGAAGTAGGTCTCGATCCGTTTGCGCAGGTGCTGCGGCGGCTGGCGACCGTCGGTCTTGCCCTGGGCGGCCAGGCGGAACTTCTGCAGCACTTCCGAGTAGATGTGGATGTTGATCGGCTCGGCATAGCGGGTCAGACCGTGCGCCTGGGCCCACTGCAGATAGCCCTGGTTCCAGTTGCGCATGTACTGGTAGGACTTGGGCAGGTGGTGGTGATAGACGCAGTTGTTCTTCTCGTACATCTGCCACTGGTTGGGGTTGGGCTCGCCGCGCATGGACTTCTCGCCGCCCTTGCCGCGCCAGCCGGCCAAAAAGCCGATGCCGGAGCCGGGGGCGGTCTCGAAGTTGGTGATGAAATCCGGGTAGTCGCGGTACTTGCGGGTGCCGTCTTCCTTGACGAAGACCGGCAGCTTGAGCCGGCTGCCCAGCTCGATCAGCACCTCCTGGAACGGCTTGCACTGGCCGGTCGGCGGCAGCACCGGGATGCGCACGGAGTCGACCGGGCCGTCGAACTCGGAGATCGGCCGGTCGAGCATGGACATGACGTCATGGCGCTCGAGGTAGGTGGTGTCGGGCAGGACCAGATCGGCGAAGGCGGTCATCTCCGACTGGAAGGCGTCGGCGACGATGAGGAACGGGATCTTGTATTCGCCGTTCTCGTCCTTGTCGTTCAGCATCTTGCGCACCTGCTCGGCGTTCATGGTCGAGTTCCACGACATGTTGGCCATGAAGATCATGAGGGTGTCGATGCTGTAGGGATCGCCGCGCCAGGCGTTGGTGATCACGTTGTGCATCAGGCCGTGCACCGACAGCGGGTACTCCCAGGAGAAGCCCTTGTCGATGCGCACCGGGTTGCCCTGCTCGTCGACAAAGAGGTCGTCCGGATCGGCCGGCCAGCCCAGCGGCATGCCGTTGAGCGGGGTGTTGGGCTGGACGTCCTCGGGGCCCTTGGGGGTCTTCGGGCACGGCGGGATCGGCCGCGGGAACGGTGCCTTGTGGCGGAAGCCGCCCGGCCGGTCGATGGTGCCGAGGATGGACATCAGGATGCCCAGGGCGCGGATGGTCTGGAAGCCGTTGGAGTGGGCGGCCAGGCCGCGCATGGCATGGAAGGCCACCGGGTTGCCGGTGATGGTCTTGTGCTCGACGTCCCAGGAATCGGTCCAGGAGATCGGCAGCTCGATCTTCTCGTCCCGGGCGGTGATGCCCATCTCGTGAGCCAGGCGCCGGATGGTCTCGGCCGGGATGCCGGTGATGTCGGCGGCCCATTCCGGGGTGTACTGCTCGACCCGCTCGGCCAGCAGCTGGAAGGCAGGCTTGACCGGGGTGCCGTCGGACAGCTTGAACTCGCCCAACAGGCGCGGATCGACACCCAGGGTATGGGTCGACACCGGGCGGTTCAGCTCACGGTCCCACCACAGCTTGTTCTGGGCATCGAAGCAGCCCTCCTCGGGCGGCACCTCGAAGCGGACGAACATGCCGTACTCGGGGCTGTTCGGGTCCAGGTTCACCAGCTCGGCGGCGTTGGAATACTTGGCCAGGAAGTCGCGGTCGTACAGGCCCTGCTTGATGATCTCGTGGATCAGCGCCAGCAGCAGCGCGCCGTCGGTGCCCGGCTTGATCGGGATCCACTCGTCGGCGATGGCCGAATAGCCGGTGCGCACCGGGTTGATCGAAATGAAACGGCCGCCGTTGCGCTTGAACTTGGACAGCGCGATCTTCAGCGGATTGGAGTGATGGTCCTCGGCGGTGCCGATCATGACGAACAGCTTGGCCCGGTCGAGGTCGGGGCCGCCGAATTCCCAGAACGAGCCGCCGATGGTGTAGATCAGGCCAGCCGCCATGTTGACCGAGCAGAAGCCGCCGTGGGCCGCGTAGTTGGGCGTGCCGTAGTTCTTGGCGAACAAGCCGGTCAGCGCCTGCATCTGGTCGCGGCCGGTGAAGATGGCGAACCTCTTGGGATCGGTGGCGCGGATCTTGGCCAGGCGCTCTTCCATGATGGCGAAGGCCTCGTCCCAGGAGATCTCCTCGAACTCGCCGCGGCCGCGTTCGGCGCCGGCCTTGCGACGCAACGGCTTGGTCAGGCGGGCCGGCGAATACTGCTTCATGATGCCGGAGGAGCCCTTGGCGCAGAGCACGCCCTGATTCAGGGGATGATCGGGGTTGCCTTCGATAAATCGCACTTCACCGTTTTTCAGGTGAACCTTGATGCCGCAACGGCAGGCGCACATATAACAGGTCGTGGTGCGAACTTCCTCATGCACCGGCGGTTCCATCGTCGTCGTGTTCATAGCGTTCTTCGTATTTCCAATTCAATCCCCGCCGGCGGACAGGCGGAGGGTTGCGGCTGGCACGGCGAGCAAGGTCCGGCACGGCCACCCCCGGTTAGAGGTTTCGTGCAATTCCTTGCCCCAGATCAATTACAAAATAATAATTTTCTCATATTGGCCGACATTAAATCGAGTCTTATTTTGGTCGAAAGCTCGGGAAATGCCCCATAGATCATGAGGGTAATGCCGCTTATGACCCACGCAGGCCAAACCGGAGCCGCATTGCGCCGCACCTTCGTTGCAATCGGGTCGCCATTTCGTCGGCCAACTGCATTTACGCAGTCTAGATTCATGCCGCGTATCGGCAGATTGGTATCATCGCACTATCGCCGCACCCCTATGGGGCAGTAATTCGCCAGAAGGCAAAAGCACCGCATGTCTTATTCGTTCGACGACCATAGCGTCCCCCCCCATTCGATCCGCGCCTTGATCGTCGAAGACGAGCAGCTTTGCCTGGAGGCCACCCGACTGCTGGTCGGCCAGCACTTCACCACGGTGGATGCCGCCGAGACCGGAGCCGCGGCCTACGCCCGACTCGAAGCCCAGGCCTACGACGTGGTCTTTCTCGACCTCATGCTGCCGGATGCCAGTGGCCACGAGGTCATGGAGTTCGTCCGCAGCCGCCAC encodes:
- a CDS encoding c-type cytochrome produces the protein MDRKLVVSSLALALLVGCGARQEQAAAPTAAPVAQAPAPAPAAEPTAPATPAAPVSEAAPAPKAAAPATPAAAAPAATTASAADLSAGQAKYKTMCAGCHGPKAEGIANYPKLAGQPADSLAAKLAKYRAGEKVGPMSTTMMPIARMLSEAEVKQVSAYLASL
- a CDS encoding TRAP transporter substrate-binding protein, yielding MKRRDFLKGASAGVGLAAASLAPNAFADLPTIKWRLASSFPKSLDTIYGAAELLSDRLNKITGGKFQLRVYAGGELVPGLQVFDAVQQGTVECGHTASYYYVGKNMAFAFDTAMPFGLTARQQNAWMYFGGGLKLTRELFKPYNILNFPGGNTGVQMGGWFRKEIKSLKDLQGLKMRIPGLGGQIMAKLGVVPQTLAGGDIYPALERGALDAAEWVGPYDDEKLGFHKIAKHYYYPGWWEGGPQLSFYVNLQKWNDLPDAYRQAFETAAAEANLNMLAEYDQKNPPALMRLVKSGVKLHAFPKDVMNAAFEAAFALYEAEAKVNPSFARIYSEWKQFHALQTQWFKVAEANYANFLYSRK
- a CDS encoding TRAP transporter small permease subunit, which produces MRALLTLARGIDALNERVGRAVYWLVLIVALVSAGNAASRYGLGASSNAWLELQWYLFSAIFLLAAGYTLRHNGHVRIDVIYGRLPPRSRAMIDLFGTVLFLLPMAGLIMWLSWTGFAESYAIGEVSPDAGGLPRWPVRLLIPLGFGLLALQGVSELIKRIAFLAGQGPLAEEAAEEHV
- the pmbA gene encoding metalloprotease PmbA; the encoded protein is MSASRFSYSPETLRDLAAQVLDLARAAGASAAETEVSEGMGQTVSVRKREMETVEYNKDKGIGVTVYLGHCRGHASTSDFSRDALVRTVDKALTIARYTAEDDCAGLADADLLARQVPDLDLYHPWDVSVEASAEIARAAEAAAFGVDQRITNSEGASVSSQASQFVYANSLGFVGGYPTSRQTVSCVVIAEADGAMQRDYWYTTARAASDLDSPESVGRRAGERTVRRLNGRKLGTRQCPVLFEAPIATGLIASYVSAVSGGHLYRKSSFLLDSLGRQVFPKFMQIQERPFIPKGLASAPFDSEGVATRERDVVRDGIVQGYFLSSYSARKLGLQSTGNAGGNHNLIVPSTGEDFQALLKKLGTGLLVTELLGHGLNMVTGDYSRGAAGFWVENGEIAYPVEEITVAGNLKDMFQGIVAIGSDVETRGSRQVGSILIDRMTLAGE
- the yjgA gene encoding ribosome biogenesis factor YjgA, yielding MEDEYAESLPSRPSKSQKKREMHALQELGEELVKLSQDRLDKLDLPDALYDAVMDARRFTKHEARRRQMQFIGKVMRDIDTEPIAEQLAVIKGESATAKAEFHALERWRDRLLADDAALTEWLAQYSSGDSQQLRNLIRNARKEAAAGKPPKSSRELFRWLRDHGE
- a CDS encoding DmsC/YnfH family molybdoenzyme membrane anchor subunit, giving the protein MIFLTTLIGVGQGLFLALFSAQAYGMAKILPVQSNEFFATGGLIALLFLLGGLFAAVFHLGKPSYFITRAWRGMTQWRTSWLSRELIAMPIMIGLTFIYMVVYHFGLDADLYGWGVPGQLPLTVGIATTVAAIALFICTGMIYAAVKFLQEWACALTPVNYFLLGTASGFTLATAYAAAYGDGLVQFFGNWAIVLTLAGLITRAASLFRNSRIKRKSSVQTAIGVRHTKVQQKSMGMMGGSYNTREYFHGKTAAFLKSVKWIFLALTFALPLFLLWVGLVMGDNGLFLLAFIFQYVGLLFERWFFFAQANHPQNLYYQVVG
- a CDS encoding FKBP-type peptidyl-prolyl cis-trans isomerase, whose protein sequence is MSETRTTASGLMIEELNVGDGAEAKAGQTVSVHYTGWLTDGSKFDSSVDRNDPFDFPLGRGYVIPGWDEGVAGMKVGGRRKLTIPPELGYGAAGAGGVIPPNATLVFEVELLGIRG
- a CDS encoding 4Fe-4S dicluster domain-containing protein; the encoded protein is MTQLALVIDLNVCVGCHACVTSCKQWNTSGQAGPMFDDRPYGENPTGTFFNRVQTYEVGEFPCTETVHFPKSCLHCEDAPCVPVCPTGASYKRKEDGIVLVDYDKCIGCKYCSWACPYGAREFDENQKVMKKCTLCVDRIYDESIPEDRRKPACVISCPTSARLFGDVHDPDSEVSIAIRENGGYQLMPEWGTKPANHYLPRRKTKMHIHEDELTRADNPLKKEDIRHETSKDTTLDDWLM
- a CDS encoding TRAP transporter large permease; amino-acid sequence: MAPLMFLGLVLFLLLGYPVAFALAANGLLFAFIGAQLGHFDFALLQALPDRVFGIMSNAVLLAIPFFTFMGLILERSGMAEDLLDTLGQLFGPIRGGLAYAVIFVGALLAATTGVVAASVIAMGLISLPIMLRYGYDTRLAAGVIAASGTLAQIIPPSLVLIVLADQLGASVGDMYKGALVPSLILTALYLGFVFLVATFKPAAAPALPLSARTLRGGALLRKALVSLVPPLALIFLVLGTIFLGIATPTEGGAMGVVGALLLAWANKRLNLDLLRQAMDSTARLTSFVIFILIGSTVFTLVFRGLDGDLWVEGLLTALPGGELGFLIAVNILVFVLAFFLDFFEIAFIIVPLLAPVAQKLGIDLIWFGVLLGINMQTSFMHPPFGFALFYLRSVAPRAVRTSDIYWGAIPFVVVQLIMVGLVLAFPGMVGVDKAEPVDAPVEIQIEDFGGGYNTN
- a CDS encoding OmpA family protein, with product MKRLTTVLALLAAALGLSGCATRTYVDDKVAVVNQRVDEVDNNAKQNIRRLDAQIGLMDTTLKAHEEQIAAAQKTAQEALERAVAAGKLSEGKMLYEVVLSDDHFKFAPDSDKLSKESMAALDTFARQLKAENKGAYVEIQGHTDSRGEAPHNDKLGERRAMAVYHYLHTKTGLPLHRMNVISYGESRPVASNMTEAGRKQNRRVVLVVLK